CATTTTTATCACTATATAAAAACAGTAACTATTCATGGCATTTatagttttcaaataaacaagaacatcAGCTCAGAAATTAAACTACCTGAAGTAGGCCTCTGAAGGGAGCATATAGCTCCTTTGGCAGTTTCGGGAGCTCTCCGTTTCTAAGGCTGTGCCACTCGGTTCCATTTTGAGGGAGTGGAGGAGCACCGGCTGCCAGCAGAATGGTGAGGCCAAGAGCAAAAATGTCCGCCTTGGGCAGCTGGCTGTAATCCTGATCAGCAGAAAGACATGAACATTAGAAACAATTCCTACACTGAGGTGCAACCAACTGAGAACCTAAGCCAACTTTTCCTTTAACATCGTTACCTCTTGAAGGACCTCACTGGCCAGAAAGCGGCTGTCCCCTTCCTCAACGTGAGGACTGTTGGTTGAGTTCACATGACCCAGATCCCCTGCAGAAACAAGAAGgcttgacagtaaaaaaaaaaaaaacataattaaaaaaaatgttatccAACTTTAAATAAAATACCAATTTTGTAGACGACTCCCGCTGAAGCGTTGTGGTAATCTTCCTCCTCACTCTCCCCTTCACCTGATGCACTTGTGCTGGGACGCTGGCAAATGAATATATTACCTTAAAGAGTGGAAACAAGAGATGGCACACTTTTTTGTTAAGACTGTACAGAACAAGAAATGCAGACCTAGAACTGCTCAATGAGGCTTACTTGGTTTGATGTCGAGGTGTACGAGGCCTAAGCTGTGGATGTACTTTAACCCCATGGACACTTGTACGAGCAGATCCTTCAACTCATCCTCTGTAAAAAGCTCACCCTGCTCTTCCTTCGACACAATGGCATCACTAAGACTTCCACCTGCCACAAACACATCAAATCCACAAAATGTAATTGAGTCAACTTATTTAGATATTTAGAAATGTGTTTGGGTCTTCCTAATTTGGAGTAATGAGAAACTTACCATTGCAGTATTCATTCTGAATAATCATGCAATCCTCTTCTGCCCATGCTGAATAATAGCGAACAACATGTGGGTGGTGCCCAAGAACAGCATGTGCATACACTTCCTTTAAGGCCAACTGCCTGAGAAGACATGACAAAAACAGTCAGATAAATTGGATCAATGtacgtacaaaataaaaaggggGGACTTATCTGTATCTGGCACATAGCGACATGCTGCGGACTCACTCATTGGTAGAGCCTGCCAGGGGTCGGCGAGAGCGTTTTATGGCGTACAAACAACCATCCAGCCTCTTCACACACTTGTAAACTACTCCAAACTCGCCCACACCAATGCACTCCAGCTCCAGGAACTCACTCTCATAGCGTGACAGCATAAAGGCTTGGACAGCTCGCCTCTGCCAGATAAACAGACGGAGGGCCTTGTGGTAAAAACCAAATTAAATTTCTAAAGAAAGAACACACGTCACAGAGGGCAGTCCCGAGTTTCATTACAGCGAGGAGAATCAGgtcttttttctttgagggtAACCAAATACGGTAGCACTTCCATCAGAGATGAGGATTTTGACAGGCTTTTCTGTTTGCTGGAGATTCCTTAGAGAAATCACAGAAGTAGCACTGGCAGCATGTCATTTTGGACAAGAAAAAGAAGTGAAAAGGCGGACAAAGATGAGAAAGCCTGACGATGAAATCATATCTGAAACATCTGACAGGGGAGGGTTACATTCACCATAAACGCACTGATGAAAATAGCTGTACCTTAGGTGGGAGGAAGGCTTCATCATCCTCCTCAGATGACGTTAGGCTGTGTTTCATCCTGGAAGATGAAAAAAAGGGCCTTTACATACTCTTTAAAGAAACTGCATTAGTAAGGGATTAACAAGTCAGGCATATGTATGAGATGGAGAATTATATATCCAGAATAATTTATTATCCAGAATATTTtatattgtttatatttgatataCTATTTTTAATTGTCAATTAACTTTtaagtatttgtattttaatgtctgaacacaataatttcccaaattgggatcaataaagtatccatCTTCTAACTATTTTAATGTCATTCCTGTGAGTTATCTCTAGCAACCAATTAAATTCCATTTACAAATAAGTCTTATTGTGACACCTACACCATAATACAGTCATATTTATTTCCCTGTGATGTTCTCAATTACACATTTCTCCCACATTAAACAAATCCCCATCTGTGACTAAAATGTTGGGCCAAGCTGGTGTTTACAATTCATAACCTCACAGATCTACAACAAAGCAGTAGATACCTGCGTCCATAATCGTCATCACTTCTACCGCAGTTCCTCCACTGTGGCTCGCTGTTCCTGCGGACTGTATCGGGGGTGAAAGGATTAACATTGACCAGGGGTGCTTTTATGTGGTTAGCGGCAGTAGCTGAGGCAAAACGCAGGGTCCTAGGAGGGCGACCTATCTTAGTACTGGAGCAAGGCTGGGACGACTTAGATAGTAAGCTCTATAGGGGGGGAAGAGAAAGGCAATTTATTTCACTTAAGTAAAACTGGTTTAAAATTGAGATCACAATCAGTCTGAATTGCTGCCTACTTTGGGTGTGCTGGGAGAGTCACACAGCCTCAGTTTCCTCCAGGAAGCGTAAGGTATGGGGCTAGTACACTGCGAAGGGGAACATATTGTGTCGTTTCTGCTGCGGTGGCGTTGCACCTTGGGCGTCCGGCACGCAGAGCTGGGACTGCCGATCCGGGGGATGCCGATCTTGGGGCTGCGGATTCTAGGACTTCGAATCCTGGGACTTTGAATCCTGGGACTTTGAATCCTGGGACTTTGGAACCTGAAGGTGCAGTCATCGGAGCTGTtgtcactgctgctgctgccctcCTCCCCACAGCTAGAGAAGTCCAGGCGATGGCTGAGATCGTCTAAAAACGTCGACATGCTCAGGGCCAGGGAGTTTTGGCAAAGGTTTCCCCTAAAATACCTGAATAGAAAAAACTTAAATGTCTACTTTTTGTGTGCAAATATCAGACATTTGTATTTGGTTTGTGTGTGCAAAATCTGCTATTAAAAAGGGTACATTAAAAGACATTCACAGAAAGTAGATCTACATGCTGTGTGCTGAGGTAGCAAGCAGTCTTcgtgttactgtcctttctacAATCATGCATTTGCTTGCCATTAGAGAgcaataatatttaaaatggcAGTTAATGCATTAGATTGTAAAGATAAgatgagataagataagatggaccttttttAAAGCTTGCATTTAAGTCTATTAAGAGGAAACCCGTAGGCCTTCATCCAGTatggtactactactactattaacTCCACCATTGCAACATAAATCCCATTATTAAATCATTATATGTCACTTTACTTATTTACTCTTTTCTTCTTGAGGTTCTTCTAACCAAAGATATAGGGCAAATAAAAAGCAGTTCTCCAGACACACTTTGATATTATTTTCCAGGCGCTTCTGACATATCAACAGGTGCTTTACATATGGTCATAAATGTACTTCAGCATGTGATTTAAGTGATAATGTGTTCATCATTTATACTCACTAAGACGTTGAATTCCCCACCGCCATACCACGCTTGAATTTCGCGCCTTGTATGTAAATGACTTCCTGTTTATGCCTTCGGGTTAACACAGCTACCTCTTTGATTGGCTGAACTGTTCACAAATCGCCCACCTGACTTTAACAATGGCTGCTAATTGCGAAATCCACTTTAACAGCCTTACTTTAAAAACGAGCAAAATAAGAATTTTAAAAGGTAtatgaatacatatttaaatgtgTAATTCTATCACAACAACACTAAAATGAACAATTTAAGTAAAACTACATACAATGTAAATATCACGAATATTTACGTAAtagtaaaaaggcacatttatgCTGTATGTCCATTCGACTGAGTATTATTACGCCTTATATGGGCAGCATAAAATGCCCATAACCAAAATTAGGTCACTGTATGAAATAGTAATAGAGACACGTGGGCGGAAGTCAGCTACGTCATCAAAACAGTGAGACAGGCGGAGGAAAAGAAGCCCGTCAGTAAATGTGACACGCTTACAAATACACAGAAAACAACCCGAGCAGCAGGACATCATGATCCGGCTCCAGCGAAGCGTTTAGTGTGCTCGATTCTACTTGATAGCGGACTGTTGTGTTATTTTTTCTCGCTTTCCGAGGCAGCATCATCATGGTTAAGCAGTCGGACCGAGCCCCGCTACTGGACTGGGAGGAGATCCCACCGCCCGACCCCAACCAGGCGGCCCAGCCTGCGCTGCATCCGCCGCTCCGGGAGGAGGAGGACGCCCCGGCGGAGAAAAGTTCGAAGCCAGCCGGGCGTCGCACACCGTCGGGGACCGCGGCTGGTACTGGGTGGAGCACCAGCACCGTCGACACCACCATCAGCTGCAGCCcgacgaagagtggaacagctgTTGTTGTCAGCGGGAACGGAAACTCGGGCCGCCCGCTGACACAGATCTGTGGGCTCGGGTGGCATCGCCCGGAGCCCCTCGGTTCAGATCGAAATCTTCCCTTCCCCGGCCTCTCGGTGAGGGATCAGTGGGAGGAGAAGGACCAGATCGTGTCTGTGTTCGTGGTTACCTTTGATACAAGATCAGGTAAGCAATCATattgtaacacatttgtttacaATTCTCACTTGTGAATGACATAGCTACATTTCCTAAAACGAGTATTGTTATCTTAGAATGTCTGATGTGCTTTAATACTGAGTCATAGGGGTTAAGGGCGTGAAGTGCTATCAGCAGGTGGGGTGGTAAACTCATATTTTAAATGTCTAGACGCTAGTAAACAATATTAACAACCCACAGTGGTGAAATATCCGTTATTGTTATGGGCCAACCCTTCCAGAATAAATTAATTTCCTGGTCTGGCTTGCCAGATTTAGCAAGCTGACAAACTGTAAGTATGCAAGAGCTGGTATAGAAGGTAAACCATGCaatataacaaacaaacaagaccaGGATGTCAGTGGTTCAGCTTCATAGAAGGGGTCAGTGTATATTGTTATTTACAGTAGCTGAGTCAGTGCTTTCCACTGTCCCTGACCTTTTGCTCCTACATGACTAAAATACAGGATTAGGGGAAGTGGCCAGGATGAAAGTGGACAGAATGGGAAGTAACTGTGGTttatgttgtgtgtttgtgaataAAAGGGAATATGGTGGAGTGGTGCCTGCCTCACGACATCAACCTGGACGGAGTGGAATTCAAGTCCATTGCCAGTGGTTCCCATCGGATCAACAGTGACTTTATGTATGCACTCCCATTCACCCACTCATCACACCAGTCAGGAAGCATGAAATCAAGAAAAAAGCAACTGTTTTCATTATCGATTAATCAGCCGAAAAAAAGAGAACAAGTTAGCCAAAAATGTCATAGGGAAAAGTTGAAAATATCAATATGTCAGTGGCTGAAAACAGCCTTTTCTGCATGACAACGATTGACCAATTATCTTGACTGTTTGAATCGATTGCAGCCTTAAAATCTAGTAGTTAGAGATACACAAGTCTGATCTATGcaattgttttgtatctatgaTTTGAGAAATCATTAACTCCCATTTTCTGTTTTTCCTTCGGCTAGATATTTCCGTAAGGGCCGTTACTTTGGGTTGGCCTGTTTTGCTAACATGCCTGTGGACAGTGAGCTggagcgaggagcgaggatGAAGTCTGTGGGAATTCTGTCTCCCTCCTACACCCTGCTGTACCGCTACATGCACTTCCTGGAGAACCAAGTCAGGTAAGACATGCTTTGTGTTTATGAGTCtttttttccattgttttttcCTTATTCACTCACCTTCGACCACCCTATTTCTGTTATTATTTTTCTTGTGGTTGTGTAAACAGGTTTCTCCTTATGTTCCTACCTCCTACCCTCTTGGTTAAAATGTTCCCTCATCTATTAAACATTAGCCCAGAGTCCCGGTTACAGCTATCGTCACAGGAGCTCAATTTAAATGCAGTTTTAGTATGAAGTCTAAGCACGGAAGTGGAATAAACCCTGACAGCCACTCTTTTCCTCAGTAACTCTGCCTCGGTCCTCTCACGAAAGCTTATCTCATCATTGACTATGTATATGTGATGCAGCCACAGTTTCACCTTAAGATATACATATGGCTCAGGTTACAGCTGAGTGCAAGTGGATCTGAATGATTGGTAATCTAATCTATGTGTGGTTCTTGTGGATTTTTTTAACAGCCACTCAAACGGTGTTATAAATATGTTATGCGTTTATGGTTTTGCTGGCTAAACCAAAATGAAAATGTTTATTTATGTAATATGTGTAGCCTCAAATGATCCCGCTATGCAATTTAAGAACAAGGGATAGTTAACGGACCAAACATAATCTGTTATTTTGCCTATTTTTACTTAGACTCAGACTAAAGAATAGGACTGAACAGTTAGGCAAACATATGACATTGCAGTTATTTTTGACTGATTCCGAAGGTGCAATATGATTCATGATATTGAAACGAATAATCATTGTTTTCATTTTTACactattgaaaaatatattaaaatgattgAAAAATTCTACATCTATACAGAGCAAAGATTTATTTGAGAAAATAATTCTTAGGCAGGTACATCTTTGCGACACCAATGCTTAATAGTACTAATATAATGAATATTTgtgtatattatattatatattatattatattatatattatataatcaGCCCACTGTGATTTAGATATTGCACTAGTGTATAATGTAATTTCATTTGCACATGATTAACCTTTTCATCCCTAGTTGTATGACAatatatcaatattaatcaatatataattaaaacatatataAACATAGGCTTCGTAAATGATATTACCTTTGCTCGGATATACTACAGTTTTTCGTATCATTATATTAAAGATAATTGCTGTGAGCTTTCATGTATGGTCAAGTAACATTGACACATTATGAATAtgttatttgtttaaatacaactAAGCAATACTTCATCTTCTTAGTGACATAAATCTAAGAAGGGTTGATTGACTCTAACCTGACATTCATTTTCTTTCTCCGTCTTAGACTCCAGCTGAAGAGTCCGGGCCAGTATTCTCCCCTGGAGGCCTTCTACGAGGATAAGAAGGCCGTCCTCCCCCCTGCAGGAAACGGTCTGGTCACCGCCTGCCCCACCTGGAGTGTTACCTCCATCAACCGCTGTATGCACCCAGAAATGAAGGTGTGTTAGCAGTGGAACACATGAGCTACATACTGTAGGTAATGGCAGATTTAAACAACGGA
This region of Pseudochaenichthys georgianus chromosome 6, fPseGeo1.2, whole genome shotgun sequence genomic DNA includes:
- the wee2 gene encoding wee1-like protein kinase 2, with the translated sequence MSTFLDDLSHRLDFSSCGEEGSSSSDNSSDDCTFRFQSPRIQSPRIQSPRIRSPRIRSPKIGIPRIGSPSSACRTPKVQRHRSRNDTICSPSQCTSPIPYASWRKLRLCDSPSTPKSLLSKSSQPCSSTKIGRPPRTLRFASATAANHIKAPLVNVNPFTPDTVRRNSEPQWRNCGRSDDDYGRRMKHSLTSSEEDDEAFLPPKRRAVQAFMLSRYESEFLELECIGVGEFGVVYKCVKRLDGCLYAIKRSRRPLAGSTNEQLALKEVYAHAVLGHHPHVVRYYSAWAEEDCMIIQNEYCNGGSLSDAIVSKEEQGELFTEDELKDLLVQVSMGLKYIHSLGLVHLDIKPSNIFICQRPSTSASGEGESEEEDYHNASAGVVYKIGDLGHVNSTNSPHVEEGDSRFLASEVLQEDYSQLPKADIFALGLTILLAAGAPPLPQNGTEWHSLRNGELPKLPKELYAPFRGLLQLLLVPDLTKRPSARELCKHPVLREGRTGKVAARLRQELNVEKFRTAMLERELQEARQAALSPKQNLPPRLKLAAKVGSLPRAQRLIGGKAPRSMSFGCTGY
- the dennd11 gene encoding DENN domain-containing protein 11, with amino-acid sequence MVKQSDRAPLLDWEEIPPPDPNQAAQPALHPPLREEEDAPAEKSSKPAGRRTPSGTAAGTGWSTSTVDTTISCSPTKSGTAVVVSGNGNSGRPLTQICGLGWHRPEPLGSDRNLPFPGLSVRDQWEEKDQIVSVFVVTFDTRSGNMVEWCLPHDINLDGVEFKSIASGSHRINSDFIYFRKGRYFGLACFANMPVDSELERGARMKSVGILSPSYTLLYRYMHFLENQVRLQLKSPGQYSPLEAFYEDKKAVLPPAGNGLVTACPTWSVTSINRCMHPEMKITHPAGCMSQFIQFFGEQIMVLWKFALLRKRILIFSPPPVGVVCYRVYCCCCLANVSLPGIGVSVPELRPFFYINIADITTLEKEMSYVACTTEKIFEDKKALYDVYIDNQNVKTHRSHLQPLLRVNAADKEKYRKLSEQRQMLLYSQEVDGDCTTNEEDLFILFFMELNNRIFQTLSDIAGSNDPTLTAEHVRAMGLDPQGDRSFLVDLLEVYGLDITLVIDNLCCH